The following DNA comes from Chrysiogenes arsenatis DSM 11915.
ACCGAAAGCGAGAAAAAGCCGGAGCAGACCACTTGAGCCAGCACGACGCCCCTGATGTTCGCACCTACGCCCACCACAATGACGAAGAGGCCATGCCGCTTACCGCTCACCTCGAAGAACTCCGCAAACGACTGCAACACAGTATTATTGCGATTTTGGTATTTTTCGTGCCGGTGTACTCGTTTAGCAAGCTGGTATTAGGGTTCTTGCAACGTCCCGTTCTCGACGCGTTCCCCCCAGGTGCGGTTCCTTTTGCCTTACTCCGCTTGCCGGAAGGGTTTTTCACCGAACTTAAAGCATCGTTTCTTGTGGCAATTTTACTGGCCAGCCCGTTTCTTTTGTTCCAGGTGTGGCGTTTTGTTGCCCCAGGGCTCTATCCGCAAGAAAAGCGCTTCGCCTTACCCATGATGGTCTGCTCAAGCCTGTTCTTTTTCACGGGGGCAGCCTTTGCTTATTACGTCGTCTTTCCCTTCGGCTTTGCCTTTTTCCTCAGCTATGCAGAAGGTGCCACCGCGGCCAGCCTCTCGCTCAGTTGGTATTTAACGTTTTGCGTACAACTCCTCATCGCCTTCGGCCTCGTCTTCCAACTGCCGATTGTTGTCCTTTTCCTCAGCCGCCTTGGGCTGGTGACAGCACAAAAGATGCGTTCCGTTCGCAAGATGGCGATTCTGGTGATCTTTGTCGTTTCCGCAATCCTTACACCGCCTGACGTTATCACCCAGCTGTTTATGGCTGGCCCCATGATTCTGCTCTACGAATTGAGTGTAATTATCGCCCAAATATTTGGCAAGAAACGGGTTGAAACAGAAGAAGAATCCTACGATGTCTGACGTTCCCACGCTGAAAGTTGCCATCACGCGATTAGCGCACTGCCCTGCACTGCCCGAGTATCAAAGTGATGGCGCCAGCGGAGTTGATCTCCGTACGGCAGCGTCGGTCACGATTGCTGCCGGTTCCGTAGCCTTGATTCCAACCGGCCTTGCCGTGGCCATCCCACCGGGCTATGAGGGGCAAGTGCGCATGCGTAGCGGGTTGGCTCTGCGCCATTCCCTTTTTCTGCCGAATAGTCCGGGAACCATCGACAGCGACTATCGCGGCGAAATTCAGGTGCTGATTGGCAATTGGGGCAAAGCCCCTTTTACGGTAGAAGCTGGCGAACGGATCGCGCAATTGGTGTTTGCACCCATCGTTCGCGCGCTATGGGTGGAAGTTGATCAGCTTGACGAAACCACACGTGGCTCTCATGGATTCGGTAGTACCGGACGGCAGTAAATAAGGTATTCCTGATTCCCATCCGTCCCCGTAATCGGCGACGGTGTGATCCCTACCAGAGCAAGGCAATGCTTTTCCAGCTCGTGACACACACGATCAATCGCTTCTTGGCGAAAAACCTCATCGCGTACAATGCCACCTTTGCCTATTTTTACCTTCTCCAATTCAAACTGCGGCTTAATCAGCCCAATAAAAGCAAACGCATCTGGAGTCCCAAGGCGGATCACTTCCGGAAGGATTTTTGTCAGGGAAATAAACGACACATCAGTCACGATCAACGCAAATGTCAATCCATTAGCAGGAACGTAGCGCCGAATATCGGTTTGCTCATGCACGACCACCTGCGGATGTTGCCGCAAACGCCAATCAAGCTGATTAGTGCCAACATCCACGGCATACACTTCGCGCGCCCCATTTTGCAGCAAACAGTCGGTAAAGCCCCCCGTCGACGAACCAATATCAAGACAACGCAGGCCATCAGGATTAACGGAAAAATACTGCAAAGCATGGGCGAGTTTCAAACCGCCACGGCTGACAAAAGGGATATCCGGAGTTTTCAAACGAACAACGGCGTCAAGCGGAACGTCCGTGCCAGGCTTATCGACACGGTGATCATTCACAATCACCTCGCCTGCCATAATAAGCGCTTTTGCCCGTTCGCGCGATTGAGCAAGATCTCTATCAACTAACAACTTATCTAAGCGAATCTTGGGAACTTTCATTGATCGTAGTGGAACCGGAGCATTAACTGATTACCGCGTTCATTATACGCAAATTCATCGGCAAAAGCCGTTACCAGAAAGACCCCTCGCCCACCAATATTTTCCAGATTTTCATCATCTGTTGGCTGTGGAACATTCTGGTAGTCAAACCCCTCACCCTCGTCAGAGACCTTCAGCGTCACGCCCGACTGTTCATCCACCGCTATAGCCACATCAACCTTTTTCGCAGGATTTTCCTGATTGCCATGCTTCACCGCATTCGTCATCGCCTCATCAAGTGAGAGACGAATATGATACAGCTTGCGCGACGAAAAGCGATGTTGCGGCACATGCACCAACACTTGTTGCACCATCTCTTGCATAGCATCAAAATTAGAAGGAAACGAAAAGTGTTCTTGCATATGCACCTCGGCACAACTTCGTGGAATTAACTGCGTAGCCGTCTATCAAGCACGCGACTACTTTTTCCTTCAAACCGTTCCAATGTTTTCTTTTCAACAATCTTTACATCAGGACTGATACCCGTCACATTACGAATTTCCGCCGCAATACGCTGAATCAGCGCGTTTTGCTTTTTCATTTCGTCAAAAAAGATTTGCTGATTCACTT
Coding sequences within:
- the tatC gene encoding twin-arginine translocase subunit TatC, coding for MSQHDAPDVRTYAHHNDEEAMPLTAHLEELRKRLQHSIIAILVFFVPVYSFSKLVLGFLQRPVLDAFPPGAVPFALLRLPEGFFTELKASFLVAILLASPFLLFQVWRFVAPGLYPQEKRFALPMMVCSSLFFFTGAAFAYYVVFPFGFAFFLSYAEGATAASLSLSWYLTFCVQLLIAFGLVFQLPIVVLFLSRLGLVTAQKMRSVRKMAILVIFVVSAILTPPDVITQLFMAGPMILLYELSVIIAQIFGKKRVETEEESYDV
- the dut gene encoding dUTP diphosphatase, producing the protein MSDVPTLKVAITRLAHCPALPEYQSDGASGVDLRTAASVTIAAGSVALIPTGLAVAIPPGYEGQVRMRSGLALRHSLFLPNSPGTIDSDYRGEIQVLIGNWGKAPFTVEAGERIAQLVFAPIVRALWVEVDQLDETTRGSHGFGSTGRQ
- a CDS encoding TlyA family RNA methyltransferase, whose amino-acid sequence is MKVPKIRLDKLLVDRDLAQSRERAKALIMAGEVIVNDHRVDKPGTDVPLDAVVRLKTPDIPFVSRGGLKLAHALQYFSVNPDGLRCLDIGSSTGGFTDCLLQNGAREVYAVDVGTNQLDWRLRQHPQVVVHEQTDIRRYVPANGLTFALIVTDVSFISLTKILPEVIRLGTPDAFAFIGLIKPQFELEKVKIGKGGIVRDEVFRQEAIDRVCHELEKHCLALVGITPSPITGTDGNQEYLIYCRPVLPNP
- a CDS encoding ATP-binding protein yields the protein MQEHFSFPSNFDAMQEMVQQVLVHVPQHRFSSRKLYHIRLSLDEAMTNAVKHGNQENPAKKVDVAIAVDEQSGVTLKVSDEGEGFDYQNVPQPTDDENLENIGGRGVFLVTAFADEFAYNERGNQLMLRFHYDQ